One Scytonema millei VB511283 genomic window carries:
- a CDS encoding helix-turn-helix domain-containing protein, producing MTDATANGLERSEVPAVDPLERYIGSTIREMRQKLGLTIAEISEQTGISRGMLSKIENAQTATSLETLTKIARALGISLSAFFRNYDVPTGSAQLVKNGEGMEVVRRGTKRGHTYQLLAYDRGSTKLFEPFLIAMDDASEVFPTFEHPGVEFIYMLEGKLEYRHGQSTYLLEPGDALTFRGDIPHGPEKLIELPIRFLAIIHYATPES from the coding sequence ATGACAGATGCCACAGCAAACGGGCTGGAGCGTTCCGAAGTCCCAGCCGTCGATCCGCTCGAACGCTACATTGGCAGTACGATTCGCGAAATGCGCCAAAAACTCGGACTCACTATTGCCGAAATTTCGGAACAGACAGGAATTTCGCGGGGGATGTTGTCCAAGATTGAAAACGCTCAAACTGCTACGAGTTTGGAAACATTGACGAAAATTGCTCGTGCTTTAGGTATTTCCCTGTCAGCCTTCTTTCGCAATTACGACGTACCCACGGGCAGCGCCCAGCTGGTGAAAAACGGTGAAGGGATGGAAGTCGTGCGTCGCGGCACGAAGCGAGGACATACCTATCAATTGCTGGCATACGATCGCGGTTCGACAAAACTATTCGAGCCTTTTCTGATCGCTATGGATGACGCTTCGGAAGTGTTTCCCACCTTTGAGCATCCTGGGGTTGAATTCATTTATATGCTAGAAGGCAAGCTGGAATACCGTCACGGACAATCAACTTATTTGTTAGAACCTGGTGACGCATTAACTTTTCGCGGTGATATTCCTCACGGTCCTGAAAAACTGATCGAGCTACCGATTCGCTTTCTTGCCATCATTCACTATGCCACGCCTGAAAGCTAA
- a CDS encoding protein glxC, producing MDSLTASSTTTDSITFDLAQTSLREINHYLHHNLARGEKKIHILNPDGAHNIAVGLNAPVDVEILGHAGYYAASMNQLANVAIAGNVGTGVAENMMSGRVHVKGFASVSAGASAHGGLLIIDGDASLRCGISLKGADIVVGGSVGSFAAFMAQAGRIVVCGNAGEALGDSLYEAVIYVRGEIKSLGADAQIESMSEADYATVAELLAKAGFSYNPQDFKRVASAKQLYHWNADAVAGG from the coding sequence ATGGACAGTTTGACGGCAAGCAGTACGACAACAGATAGTATAACCTTCGATCTCGCCCAAACCTCCTTACGCGAAATTAATCATTACCTGCATCACAACCTAGCTCGTGGCGAGAAAAAAATTCATATTCTCAACCCCGATGGGGCGCATAATATAGCTGTTGGACTGAATGCTCCAGTTGATGTCGAGATTCTCGGTCATGCAGGCTACTACGCGGCAAGCATGAACCAGCTAGCAAACGTGGCGATCGCCGGGAATGTGGGAACGGGTGTTGCAGAAAATATGATGTCCGGTCGAGTCCATGTCAAAGGCTTTGCCTCAGTTTCTGCTGGAGCCTCTGCCCACGGAGGGTTATTAATTATTGATGGTGATGCCAGTTTACGCTGCGGCATTTCGCTCAAAGGAGCAGATATTGTTGTCGGTGGTAGCGTCGGCAGCTTTGCCGCATTCATGGCACAGGCTGGACGAATTGTGGTCTGTGGGAATGCAGGGGAAGCATTGGGAGATTCACTTTACGAAGCTGTAATTTACGTGCGAGGCGAGATTAAATCGCTCGGTGCTGATGCTCAAATAGAATCCATGTCTGAAGCCGATTATGCAACGGTAGCCGAGCTATTGGCAAAAGCGGGTTTTTCATACAATCCCCAAGATTTCAAACGGGTTGCTTCCGCCAAGCAACTCTATCACTGGAATGCGGATGCAGTGGCTGGTGGCTAG
- a CDS encoding FMN-binding glutamate synthase family protein, producing MAGGTRIAPSAPKAPEVSLSALFSLSPLSSDFFFYHYCTGAQLCAPPLLTPHCYMTQSISREESWGYDRRILNYIQHAAAHGLYEIRGLGAKRRLPHFDDLVFLGASMSRYPLEGYREKCTTKTILGTRYATKPIQLEIPITIAGMSFGSLSANVKEALGRAATAVGTSTTTGDGGMTPEERLSSKTLIYQCLPSRYGFNPDDVRKADAIEIVVGQGAKPGGGGMLLGQKINPRVAQMRTLPEGVDQRSACRHPDWTGPDDLTIKIQQLRELTDWEKPIFVKVGAARTFNDVKLAVHAGADVVVVDGMQGGTAATQTVFIEHVGIPTLAAVRQAVDALEDMNMKGEVQLIVSGGIRTGADVAKAIAMGADAVSIGQAILMALGCNSETYVQNGTHYSAIEDYAAIGTAPGYCHHCHTGKCPVGVTTQDEILEKRLEPEVGARRVKNYLQTLNMELTTIARACGKQNVHHLEREDLVALTIEAAAMARLPLAGTDWIPGVQPM from the coding sequence GTGGCTGGTGGAACCAGAATTGCTCCCTCTGCACCTAAAGCACCTGAAGTTTCCTTGTCCGCCTTGTTTTCCTTGTCTCCCTTGTCTTCCGACTTCTTCTTTTACCACTACTGTACGGGCGCACAGCTGTGCGCCCCTCCCCTACTCACTCCTCACTGTTATATGACTCAATCAATCTCGCGCGAAGAATCTTGGGGTTACGATCGCCGTATCCTCAATTACATTCAACACGCAGCGGCACACGGTCTTTACGAAATTCGCGGTTTGGGCGCAAAACGTCGGTTGCCACATTTTGACGATTTGGTGTTTCTGGGCGCGTCCATGTCCCGTTATCCTTTGGAAGGCTATCGGGAAAAATGCACTACCAAGACGATTCTCGGCACTCGCTACGCCACAAAACCGATTCAACTGGAGATTCCCATCACGATCGCGGGGATGAGTTTTGGTTCGCTGTCGGCTAACGTGAAGGAAGCCCTGGGACGTGCGGCAACCGCAGTCGGGACTTCTACCACAACTGGGGATGGTGGCATGACACCGGAGGAGCGGCTGTCTTCAAAAACCTTAATTTACCAATGCTTGCCTTCTCGCTACGGCTTCAACCCGGACGACGTGCGTAAAGCCGATGCGATCGAAATTGTTGTGGGTCAAGGGGCAAAACCAGGTGGTGGCGGGATGTTACTCGGACAGAAGATTAATCCTAGAGTTGCCCAAATGCGGACGCTGCCAGAAGGAGTCGATCAACGCTCTGCCTGTCGTCACCCCGATTGGACGGGTCCCGACGATTTAACGATCAAAATTCAGCAACTCCGCGAATTGACCGATTGGGAAAAACCGATTTTTGTCAAAGTGGGTGCAGCACGAACTTTCAACGATGTCAAGCTGGCGGTTCATGCTGGAGCGGATGTTGTAGTTGTTGATGGGATGCAAGGGGGGACTGCGGCGACACAGACAGTATTTATCGAACACGTCGGCATTCCTACGCTGGCAGCAGTGCGGCAGGCGGTGGATGCCCTAGAAGACATGAATATGAAAGGTGAGGTACAACTGATTGTTTCAGGTGGCATTCGCACGGGAGCCGATGTTGCCAAAGCGATCGCGATGGGTGCAGATGCTGTTTCCATCGGTCAAGCAATTTTGATGGCTTTGGGCTGCAATAGCGAAACTTACGTGCAAAATGGGACGCATTATTCGGCAATCGAAGACTACGCGGCGATCGGCACAGCACCAGGTTATTGCCACCACTGCCACACCGGAAAGTGTCCCGTAGGAGTGACAACCCAAGACGAAATTCTGGAAAAACGCTTAGAACCGGAAGTCGGCGCTCGGCGAGTCAAAAACTATCTGCAAACCCTGAATATGGAATTAACTACGATCGCCCGTGCTTGCGGTAAGCAAAACGTGCATCACTTAGAACGGGAAGATCTAGTCGCGCTAACGATCGAAGCTGCTGCTATGGCACGTCTTCCCCTGGCAGGGACTGACTGGATTCCTGGCGTTCAACCAATGTAA
- the glnT gene encoding type III glutamate--ammonia ligase has product MTKLLYSWNLNRLSQPGAKRMNLAEAKTFLESHQVKFVLAQFVDIHGVAKTKAVPVTHFEDILHPGAGFAGFAVWGLGMEPHSPDYMAVGDLSTLSLVPWMPGFARIACVGHVKGEPYPYDARYILMQQFERLQQRGWTLNTGVEPEFALLRKDERGQIHPFDATDTLEKPCYDFRGLSRSAVFLEKLVTHLQAAGFDIYQIDHEDANGQFEINYTYTDCLTTADRYIFFKMAASEIAKELGLICSFMPKPFANRTGTGMHIHMSLSDGSANLFADEGDSRHLGLSKLAYHFLGGLLAHAGALTAICAPTINSYKRLVVGRSLSGATWAPAYITYGDNNRSSMVRIPSGRLELRLADGSCNPYLATAAAIAAGLDGIDKEIDPGEPYNLNLYELSEADLKDKGIRTLPQSLHEAIAALEADEVIKGALGVLADEFINLKRMEWVEYMRHVSEWEVERYLEFF; this is encoded by the coding sequence ATGACAAAGCTACTGTATTCGTGGAATTTGAACAGATTGAGTCAACCTGGAGCCAAGCGGATGAATCTAGCAGAAGCCAAAACATTTCTCGAATCGCATCAAGTCAAGTTCGTTCTGGCGCAATTTGTCGATATTCACGGGGTTGCCAAAACGAAAGCCGTACCCGTGACTCATTTTGAAGATATTTTGCATCCAGGAGCCGGATTCGCTGGATTTGCAGTGTGGGGATTGGGTATGGAGCCGCACAGTCCAGATTACATGGCAGTTGGAGATCTCTCAACCCTATCGCTCGTCCCCTGGATGCCAGGATTTGCCCGAATTGCCTGTGTCGGTCATGTTAAAGGTGAACCTTACCCCTACGACGCTCGTTATATCTTGATGCAGCAGTTCGAGCGGTTGCAGCAGCGAGGCTGGACGCTCAATACCGGAGTTGAGCCAGAATTTGCTTTACTCCGTAAAGACGAACGAGGACAGATTCACCCGTTTGATGCTACCGATACCTTAGAGAAACCCTGCTATGACTTTCGCGGCTTGTCGCGCAGTGCGGTTTTTCTGGAAAAACTCGTCACCCACCTGCAAGCGGCTGGCTTTGACATCTATCAAATTGACCACGAAGATGCTAACGGGCAGTTTGAGATCAACTACACTTACACCGACTGCCTTACGACCGCCGATCGCTACATCTTTTTCAAAATGGCAGCGTCAGAAATTGCTAAAGAACTGGGACTAATTTGCTCGTTCATGCCGAAACCGTTTGCCAACCGCACGGGGACGGGAATGCACATTCATATGTCCTTAAGCGATGGCAGCGCGAATCTGTTTGCTGACGAGGGCGACTCGCGCCATTTAGGACTCTCGAAACTGGCGTATCATTTTCTAGGTGGCTTACTCGCCCATGCAGGCGCACTCACTGCCATCTGCGCCCCAACAATCAATTCCTATAAGCGGCTCGTTGTGGGGCGATCGCTCAGCGGTGCAACTTGGGCACCAGCTTACATCACCTACGGCGACAACAATCGTTCTAGCATGGTACGGATTCCCAGCGGACGTTTAGAACTGCGCCTTGCCGATGGCTCCTGCAATCCTTATCTCGCTACTGCTGCCGCGATCGCTGCTGGATTAGATGGTATTGACAAAGAAATCGATCCTGGCGAACCCTATAACTTGAATTTGTACGAGCTATCTGAGGCAGACCTGAAAGACAAGGGTATCCGCACTTTACCCCAGAGTTTACACGAAGCGATCGCCGCATTGGAAGCGGATGAGGTCATCAAAGGTGCGTTGGGGGTGCTAGCAGACGAATTTATTAACTTGAAACGAATGGAATGGGTGGAATATATGCGTCATGTTTCGGAGTGGGAAGTGGAACGGTATTTGGAGTTTTTCTAA
- a CDS encoding methylglutamate dehydrogenase translates to MKTPLRLSPIHDSLQSLNGAWRDINGMPSLVTLPGDRQSASVLGIADLSFLTRFGVKGANAAEWLADRGLPIPDRPNTWHSLPAGGIVARLGLTEFLIEDSLNSAISPQLATTCKSPPAKVYPVLRQDLALGLVGDRVNDLLRQTCSFNFQALSLSDRPVVLTNAIGVAVTVIPSDGDYYRIWCDRTFGTYFWQTLIQIATELGGGAIGTESFL, encoded by the coding sequence ATGAAGACTCCTTTACGTCTGAGTCCAATTCACGATTCACTCCAGTCGCTTAACGGTGCGTGGCGCGACATCAACGGTATGCCCTCCTTAGTCACGCTACCAGGCGATCGCCAGTCTGCCTCTGTGTTGGGAATTGCCGATTTGTCTTTTCTGACCCGCTTTGGCGTGAAAGGAGCAAATGCAGCCGAGTGGTTAGCCGATCGCGGACTGCCAATTCCCGATCGCCCGAATACTTGGCATTCCTTACCCGCAGGAGGGATCGTTGCTCGGTTGGGACTGACAGAATTTCTGATCGAAGATAGCCTCAACAGCGCGATCTCTCCCCAGTTAGCAACTACCTGTAAGTCTCCTCCTGCAAAAGTTTACCCAGTTTTACGGCAAGATCTGGCACTGGGGTTAGTAGGCGATCGCGTCAACGATCTTTTACGCCAAACCTGTAGTTTTAATTTTCAGGCATTATCGCTTAGCGATCGTCCAGTCGTTTTGACAAATGCGATTGGGGTAGCAGTGACAGTGATTCCAAGTGACGGCGATTACTATCGGATTTGGTGCGATCGCACGTTTGGCACGTATTTCTGGCAAACCCTGATTCAGATTGCTACAGAGTTGGGAGGTGGCGCGATCGGCACAGAATCATTTTTATGA
- a CDS encoding sarcosine oxidase subunit delta — translation MKMMTCPINGARPISEFICGGEVRSMPDPRTVDDQTWAEYVFNRTSVPGIQQEWWCHTPSHTWFIAERNTLTDEVLRTYLYDKEGVG, via the coding sequence ATGAAAATGATGACCTGTCCGATTAACGGAGCAAGACCTATTTCTGAGTTTATCTGTGGCGGGGAAGTCCGCTCTATGCCCGATCCGCGAACAGTTGATGACCAAACTTGGGCAGAGTACGTATTTAATCGCACTAGCGTACCGGGAATTCAACAGGAGTGGTGGTGTCATACGCCAAGTCATACCTGGTTTATTGCAGAACGCAATACGCTGACCGATGAGGTCTTGCGGACTTATTTGTACGACAAGGAGGGAGTTGGATGA
- a CDS encoding FAD-dependent oxidoreductase, translating into MPLNLLKFALAKQHPEPAMFRHRDRLKSNYDAVIIGAGGHGLAAAYYLARDYGMTDIAVLEKGYLGGGNTGRNTTIIRSNYLTPEGVKFYDESVRLWQDLAQDFDLNLFYSTRGHFTLAHTDSAIRTMRWRAEVNKHFGIESELVEPNQIKKACPHMDLTCGGKAPVMGALYHAPGSIARHDAVAWGYGRGADRRGVEIHQQTEVLGISVESGKVTGVQTTKGTISTPRVLCAVAGFTPRLLQMVGLRSPLYVHPLQAMVSEPMKPWLDPIIVSGSLHVYVSQTARGELVMGASLDPYELHSTRSTLDFAEGLAAHMLELFPFLSHVKIVRQWAGMADMTPDFAPIMGKTAIAGFYLDAGWGTWGFKATPVCGKTMAYTVASDRSHELIAKFSLDRFKNYALVGEKGAASVGH; encoded by the coding sequence ATGCCTTTAAATCTGCTGAAATTTGCGTTGGCGAAGCAGCATCCAGAACCGGCGATGTTCCGCCATCGCGATCGCCTCAAATCAAATTACGATGCTGTCATCATTGGTGCAGGCGGACACGGGCTGGCAGCTGCTTATTATCTGGCGCGAGATTACGGCATGACCGATATAGCCGTTCTTGAAAAAGGTTATCTTGGCGGCGGGAATACGGGACGCAACACGACGATTATTCGCTCCAACTATCTCACCCCAGAGGGCGTAAAGTTTTACGATGAATCGGTGCGACTCTGGCAAGATTTAGCGCAGGATTTCGATTTAAATTTGTTTTATTCCACGCGGGGACATTTCACGCTAGCTCATACTGACTCTGCAATCCGAACGATGCGCTGGCGGGCTGAGGTGAATAAGCATTTCGGCATTGAGAGCGAATTAGTCGAGCCGAATCAAATTAAAAAAGCTTGCCCACACATGGATTTGACGTGTGGTGGTAAGGCTCCTGTAATGGGCGCACTATATCACGCACCTGGGAGTATTGCCCGTCACGATGCTGTGGCGTGGGGTTACGGTCGCGGCGCAGATCGGCGGGGGGTCGAGATCCACCAGCAAACCGAAGTCTTGGGAATAAGTGTTGAATCGGGCAAAGTGACGGGAGTACAGACCACCAAAGGGACGATTTCTACACCACGGGTACTGTGTGCGGTTGCTGGATTTACACCGCGCCTGTTGCAAATGGTAGGACTGCGATCGCCCTTGTACGTGCATCCACTCCAAGCAATGGTCAGCGAACCAATGAAACCCTGGCTCGACCCAATAATTGTTTCGGGTAGCCTGCATGTCTATGTCAGTCAAACCGCACGCGGTGAGTTAGTCATGGGAGCCTCTCTCGATCCGTATGAATTACATTCCACGCGATCGACCCTAGATTTTGCGGAAGGGCTAGCAGCGCATATGCTCGAACTGTTTCCGTTCCTCTCTCACGTTAAGATCGTGCGGCAATGGGCAGGTATGGCAGATATGACTCCTGATTTTGCACCAATTATGGGGAAAACTGCGATCGCGGGGTTTTATCTCGATGCTGGGTGGGGGACTTGGGGCTTTAAGGCAACTCCGGTGTGTGGCAAAACGATGGCGTACACCGTGGCAAGCGATCGCAGTCACGAATTAATTGCCAAATTCTCGCTCGATCGATTCAAAAATTATGCGTTGGTGGGTGAAAAGGGTGCAGCATCAGTGGGGCATTAA
- a CDS encoding class II glutamine amidotransferase, translating into MCGIVGLLIKKPEWRESLGELMVPMLIGMSDRGPDSAGLAVFTATLPEPQRKYSLYSKDKFDWESLRRSFPAAFATVPEIQSNGNRAVLISDREPDLVKQWLKAKYPQLHLLSTGRTIDLYKDTGKPAMVADRYNFSALKGSHAIAHTRMATESAVTPDRAHPFTAGEDFCLVHNGSLSNPYSIRRRLEPLGIHFETDNDTEAACRFLEWRMREGDDLETAIKQGFVELDGFYTFLMGTADKLALVRDAFACKPAVVAETDEYVAIASEFRSLAHLPDVKNAHLYEPAPEELYVWTV; encoded by the coding sequence GTGTGTGGAATTGTCGGACTACTGATTAAAAAACCAGAATGGCGAGAATCGCTCGGCGAACTCATGGTTCCCATGCTGATTGGCATGAGCGATCGCGGACCTGACTCTGCCGGACTGGCTGTATTTACTGCTACCCTGCCAGAGCCGCAGCGCAAATACAGCCTCTATTCAAAAGACAAATTCGATTGGGAAAGTTTGAGGCGATCGTTTCCAGCAGCTTTCGCGACTGTGCCTGAGATTCAAAGCAATGGCAATCGGGCAGTGCTAATTTCGGATCGAGAACCGGATCTTGTCAAGCAATGGCTCAAAGCTAAATATCCACAACTACACCTGCTGTCAACAGGTCGGACGATCGATCTCTACAAAGACACGGGAAAACCAGCGATGGTAGCCGATCGCTATAATTTCTCGGCGCTGAAAGGTTCCCACGCGATCGCCCATACGCGCATGGCAACAGAATCGGCAGTAACTCCCGATCGCGCGCACCCATTTACGGCGGGAGAAGATTTTTGCTTGGTACATAACGGTTCTCTTTCCAATCCCTATTCGATTCGTCGTCGTCTAGAACCGCTTGGGATTCATTTTGAAACTGACAACGACACGGAAGCAGCTTGTCGGTTTCTCGAATGGCGGATGCGGGAAGGGGACGATTTGGAAACTGCCATCAAACAAGGCTTTGTCGAGTTAGACGGCTTTTACACGTTTCTGATGGGAACAGCAGATAAACTCGCGCTCGTACGAGATGCCTTTGCTTGTAAACCTGCGGTGGTTGCTGAAACTGACGAGTATGTGGCGATAGCCTCTGAATTTCGCTCTCTAGCTCACCTACCAGATGTGAAAAACGCCCATCTCTACGAACCCGCACCAGAGGAGTTATACGTATGGACAGTTTGA
- a CDS encoding 2Fe-2S iron-sulfur cluster-binding protein, whose protein sequence is MSNRLPPISGEWIDRSQRIDFTFEGNRFWGYAGDTIASALWAAGQRVLGRSFKYHRPRGILSLASHDINALMQNGQQLNVRADITPLEAGMSLYAVNTNGGVMGDCHSILDFFSPLLPVGFYYKAFHHKRLFPFWERTIRNLSGLGKVDVATPHIRTAKQYDFCDVLVIGAGVAGLSAALAAADAGANVAIVDENARAGGSGAWMMQTNELVEAVKNCDRIRLYTETVAAAYYADNWIPLVDRERLTKMRAKTVIMANGAYEQPAVFRNNDSPGVMLASAAQRLIYRYAVKPMQRAVVLTANSDGYQAALDLAKHGIEVKAIADLRPTYTTNPTTQALQALGIPIFTSHCIYAAKTNPASDGVSGAVICPLDANGKPQTEFKQAIACDGIMMSVGWAGAANLLYQAGTKMRFDDSLQQFVPDRLPAGVFACGRVNGVYEFDRKLLDGRRAGLEAAAFLGLTKPVDCAVTPSSESPSHPWAIVEHPAGKNFVDFDEDLQFKDFPNAIQEGFDNIELLKRFTTVGMGPSQGKHSNMNALRILARITGKSPAEVGTTTARPFFHPVPLSHLAGRGFTPERYTPLHSRHAALGAEFMLAGAWRRPEYYTRPGKSREDCIRAEVIAVRTRVGAIDVGTLGKLELRGADAAEFLERVYTGRYGKLKLGMSRYALMLDETGVIIDDGVMARLGTEHFYFTTTTSGAATIYRELSRLNTMWGLDCGLVNLTGARSAINLAGIYARDVLAQLTDCDLSSAAFPYLAVREALVAGIEAILIRVGFVGEWGYEIHVAAESAAAIWDALFAAGKTYGIAPFGVEAQRLLRLEKGHLIVGQDTDALTTPREANLGWAVKLDKPFFIGQRSLQAIAKQAIAQKLVGFTLDPNFQGTAPQECHLIIDRGEIAGRVTSIAFSPVLKRYIGLAYVKPELAAIGDRISIRLSDGAIVTATVSPTPFYDPENQRQQETAQPQEAIV, encoded by the coding sequence ATGAGCAATCGCCTACCACCCATCTCCGGTGAATGGATCGATCGCAGTCAGCGAATTGACTTTACCTTTGAAGGAAATCGCTTTTGGGGTTATGCCGGAGACACGATCGCGAGTGCGTTATGGGCTGCCGGACAACGAGTGTTGGGACGCAGTTTCAAATACCATCGTCCGCGCGGAATTTTGAGTCTGGCAAGTCACGATATTAATGCTCTGATGCAAAATGGTCAGCAGCTCAACGTGAGAGCCGATATTACGCCATTAGAAGCGGGAATGTCGCTCTATGCGGTGAATACAAATGGTGGGGTGATGGGCGATTGCCACAGCATTTTAGATTTTTTCTCCCCTCTGCTCCCAGTCGGGTTTTATTACAAAGCCTTTCATCACAAACGGCTGTTCCCCTTCTGGGAACGCACGATCCGCAATTTGAGCGGATTAGGCAAAGTCGATGTTGCCACACCCCACATTCGCACGGCAAAGCAGTATGACTTCTGCGACGTGCTAGTCATTGGCGCAGGCGTGGCGGGATTGTCAGCAGCGTTAGCCGCAGCCGATGCGGGGGCAAATGTGGCGATCGTAGATGAAAATGCACGGGCAGGCGGTTCTGGTGCATGGATGATGCAGACGAACGAACTCGTAGAAGCAGTTAAAAACTGCGATCGCATCCGTCTCTACACCGAAACGGTAGCCGCTGCCTATTATGCCGATAACTGGATTCCACTGGTCGATCGAGAACGTCTGACTAAAATGCGAGCAAAGACGGTCATTATGGCAAATGGGGCATACGAACAGCCTGCCGTGTTTCGCAATAACGATTCACCAGGAGTGATGTTAGCTTCTGCCGCACAACGATTAATTTATCGCTATGCCGTCAAACCGATGCAACGAGCGGTGGTATTGACGGCAAATAGTGATGGTTATCAGGCTGCTTTAGATTTAGCCAAGCATGGCATTGAGGTGAAGGCGATCGCGGATTTACGTCCGACTTACACGACTAACCCAACAACTCAAGCTTTACAAGCGCTCGGTATTCCCATTTTTACCAGTCATTGCATTTATGCAGCTAAAACGAATCCAGCCAGCGATGGCGTTTCGGGTGCAGTCATTTGTCCGCTTGATGCCAACGGCAAACCGCAGACAGAATTCAAACAAGCGATCGCCTGCGATGGGATTATGATGAGTGTCGGCTGGGCAGGTGCAGCAAATTTACTCTACCAAGCTGGAACGAAAATGCGCTTCGATGACAGCTTGCAGCAGTTCGTTCCCGATCGCTTACCTGCGGGTGTGTTTGCCTGCGGACGGGTGAATGGCGTGTACGAGTTCGATCGTAAGTTACTCGATGGTCGTCGGGCTGGATTAGAGGCGGCTGCTTTTCTAGGATTGACAAAACCCGTCGATTGTGCTGTTACACCCAGCTCAGAATCCCCCTCGCATCCGTGGGCGATCGTGGAACATCCAGCAGGTAAGAACTTTGTCGATTTTGATGAAGATCTTCAATTCAAGGATTTTCCCAACGCCATTCAGGAAGGATTTGACAATATTGAATTGCTCAAAAGATTTACCACTGTAGGCATGGGACCGAGTCAGGGTAAGCATTCCAATATGAATGCATTGCGCATTTTGGCACGCATTACAGGTAAATCTCCTGCTGAAGTCGGTACGACCACGGCTCGACCGTTCTTTCATCCGGTTCCCTTATCGCACTTAGCCGGACGGGGCTTTACTCCAGAGCGTTACACTCCTTTACACAGTCGTCATGCTGCCTTGGGCGCTGAGTTCATGCTGGCAGGAGCTTGGCGACGACCCGAATATTACACCCGACCTGGAAAGAGCCGCGAAGATTGCATTCGGGCTGAAGTCATAGCCGTGCGGACTCGCGTAGGGGCGATCGATGTTGGGACGTTAGGAAAATTAGAATTGCGCGGGGCGGATGCTGCCGAGTTTTTAGAGCGAGTTTACACCGGACGCTACGGCAAATTGAAACTGGGGATGTCGCGCTATGCACTGATGCTAGACGAGACAGGCGTAATTATTGACGATGGTGTCATGGCGCGACTGGGAACCGAGCATTTTTATTTCACGACGACGACTTCCGGTGCAGCGACGATTTACCGAGAACTATCGCGGCTGAATACAATGTGGGGCTTAGATTGCGGCTTGGTCAATTTAACTGGGGCGCGATCGGCAATTAATCTTGCTGGAATTTATGCCCGCGATGTCTTGGCGCAGCTAACGGATTGCGATCTTTCCAGTGCTGCTTTTCCCTATCTAGCAGTACGAGAAGCATTGGTGGCTGGAATTGAAGCAATTTTAATCCGAGTTGGTTTTGTGGGCGAGTGGGGTTACGAAATTCACGTTGCGGCTGAGTCGGCTGCGGCTATTTGGGATGCTCTGTTCGCCGCAGGTAAGACTTACGGTATTGCACCCTTTGGCGTGGAAGCACAGCGGCTTTTGCGGTTGGAAAAAGGACATTTGATTGTCGGTCAAGATACCGATGCTTTGACAACTCCGAGGGAGGCTAATCTAGGGTGGGCGGTTAAATTGGATAAGCCGTTTTTTATCGGTCAGCGCAGCCTGCAAGCCATTGCCAAGCAAGCGATCGCCCAAAAGTTAGTTGGTTTTACGCTCGACCCCAACTTTCAGGGTACAGCACCGCAAGAGTGTCATTTGATTATCGATCGCGGTGAAATTGCAGGTCGCGTTACGAGTATTGCTTTTAGTCCCGTTTTAAAGCGGTATATTGGACTCGCCTACGTTAAACCAGAACTAGCAGCGATCGGCGATCGCATTTCAATTCGTCTATCCGATGGTGCGATCGTCACGGCAACAGTCAGTCCGACACCATTCTACGACCCTGAAAACCAACGCCAGCAAGAAACAGCACAACCCCAGGAGGCGATCGTATGA